Proteins co-encoded in one Candidatus Binatia bacterium genomic window:
- a CDS encoding ATP-binding cassette domain-containing protein, translating to MGGKEATVAGRDSGIAVRDLSVASDGRWAIRGLTFAARAGSLQLILGERDTGKTALLETIAGLRAPSKGAVLVGGEEAPPAARRRALALIPREAPIRQLRVLERLLLHDTPRAAKVGIQWKQGREEARALAARVGLDALLDVPYEALRPVERKLIEVAAAVRQRPAALLLDEPTADLGPHEARHFLAILHRILGEEKIPGVLATTWPRDAFPEGSSVSILWRNADPATLSLDGMTESALVERWTGGLDIRRAPSGPHAPGDVLLRVEGLILHGRGRETSLAGVDFDAAAGEVLAIVGAPADGLDLLHDALLGNRRPDQGSIHFLGKEIAKAPRRVRVESGMTFVNPPIARDQSVDEFTVEENLILGQTHVPPFARKGFLRPESVRGNCLRALEDFEIVGATPKTRLRDLSLGQRQRLIVAREVIHNPRLLVVRSPGQGLSLDAQEYVRRTLILQCERGSGLLWLTDEPEEAMRVADRLAVLTLGKFVWLPVTETLTREAIIAEMSGAAA from the coding sequence ATGGGCGGCAAGGAGGCGACGGTCGCAGGGCGCGATTCGGGAATCGCGGTGCGCGATCTCTCGGTGGCGTCGGACGGGCGCTGGGCGATACGCGGGTTGACCTTCGCCGCGCGAGCGGGGTCGCTGCAGCTGATCCTGGGCGAGCGCGACACCGGAAAGACCGCGCTCCTCGAGACGATCGCGGGTCTTCGCGCGCCGTCGAAGGGCGCGGTGCTGGTGGGCGGAGAAGAGGCTCCTCCGGCCGCGCGGCGCCGCGCGCTGGCGCTGATTCCGCGTGAAGCCCCGATCCGCCAGCTTCGGGTCCTCGAGCGCCTCCTCCTCCACGACACCCCGCGCGCCGCGAAGGTCGGGATCCAGTGGAAGCAGGGTCGCGAGGAGGCGCGCGCTCTCGCCGCGCGCGTGGGGCTGGATGCCCTCCTCGACGTGCCGTACGAAGCGCTCCGCCCCGTCGAGCGGAAGCTGATCGAGGTCGCCGCCGCCGTGCGCCAGCGTCCGGCCGCGCTGCTCCTCGACGAGCCGACCGCCGACCTCGGTCCGCACGAAGCCCGCCACTTCCTCGCCATCCTCCATCGAATCCTGGGCGAAGAGAAGATTCCCGGGGTGCTCGCCACGACCTGGCCGCGCGACGCGTTCCCCGAGGGCTCGTCCGTCTCCATCCTGTGGCGCAACGCCGATCCCGCGACGCTCTCGCTGGACGGGATGACCGAATCGGCGCTGGTCGAGCGCTGGACCGGCGGCCTCGACATCCGCCGCGCGCCCAGCGGTCCGCACGCGCCCGGAGACGTGCTCCTTCGCGTCGAGGGGTTGATCTTGCACGGCCGTGGCCGCGAGACGTCGCTCGCCGGCGTGGACTTCGACGCCGCGGCGGGCGAGGTGCTCGCGATCGTGGGCGCCCCGGCCGACGGGCTCGATCTTCTCCACGACGCGCTCCTCGGAAACCGGCGTCCCGACCAGGGCTCGATCCATTTTCTCGGGAAGGAGATCGCCAAGGCTCCGCGCCGCGTGCGCGTCGAGTCGGGGATGACCTTCGTGAACCCGCCGATCGCGCGGGATCAGTCGGTGGACGAGTTCACCGTCGAGGAAAACCTCATCCTGGGGCAGACTCACGTGCCTCCCTTCGCGCGGAAGGGGTTCCTCCGGCCCGAGTCGGTACGGGGGAATTGCCTCCGCGCGCTCGAGGACTTCGAGATCGTGGGCGCCACGCCCAAGACGCGCCTGCGCGATCTGAGCCTGGGGCAGCGGCAGCGGCTCATCGTCGCGCGCGAGGTGATTCACAACCCGCGGCTTCTGGTCGTGCGGTCCCCGGGGCAGGGATTGTCGCTGGACGCCCAGGAATACGTGCGCCGCACGCTGATCCTCCAGTGCGAGCGGGGGAGCGGCCTGTTGTGGCTGACCGACGAGCCCGAGGAGGCGATGCGCGTGGCCGACCGGCTCGCGGTTCTCACGCTGGGCAAGTTCGTGTGGCTTCCCGTGACGGAAACCCTCACGCGCGAGGCGATCATCGCGGAGATGTCGGGAGCGGCGGCGTGA